One genomic window of Macrobrachium rosenbergii isolate ZJJX-2024 chromosome 51, ASM4041242v1, whole genome shotgun sequence includes the following:
- the LOC136833438 gene encoding uncharacterized protein PF3D7_1120000-like: MRVRLFEKVLEVSKSALDLINNELMPILEDIQQEVSNTKECRAAIAKSDRAVRSCIEETEEQELKIQQVKGILTSRQEKISQMQIAWKLKKEVLQGEINQLKEALLEIVRTQTEDEIVSRDLQKERMKIIHESEMLKEQIHQFDLFVAKSYQKILQAIEQHNGEIQESVTVFVEEVHKENSED; encoded by the exons ATGAGAGTTCGTCTCTTTGAAAAAGTTTTGGAAGTGAGCAAATCTGCATTGGATTTGATCAATAATGAATTGATGCCAATTTTAGAAGATATACAGCAAGAAGTATCTAACACAaa AGAATGTAGGGCAGCCATTGCCAAGAGTGATAGAGCTGTGAGGTCTTGTATTGAAGAAACGGAGGAGCAGGAGTTGAAGATCCAGCAGGTCAAGGGAATCCTGACATCCCGGCAGGAGAAGATATCACAAATGCAGATTGCATGGAAACTTAAAAAGGAAGTCCTTCAGGGGGAGATTAACCAACTTAAAGA GGCACTGCTTGAAATAGTGCGCACTCAGACAGAAGACGAAATTGTATCCCGAGACTTACAGAAGGAACGTATGAAAATCATCCATGAGTCCGAGATGTTAAAGGAGCAGATCCACCAGTTTGATTTATTTGTGGCTAAAAGTTACCAGAAAATTCTGCAAGCG atagaGCAGCATAATGGTGAAATTCAGGAGAGTGTTACTGTTTTTGTGGAAGAGGTGCATAAGGAAAATTCTGAAGACTGA